The window TGCCTGGCCCTTGGCTCGAACTGCGGTCGGAAAGACTTCCGAAATGAATACGAACATGACCGCGCCCTGCGAAAGTGCAAAGAAAGCGACGGCGCCCACCAGTGATCCCAGTACCAGACCGCCGTTGACGTGCGGCGCCATCGCGAAGGCCCCGGCGAGCAGCGACAGACAAACCGCTGATCGAACCGTTGCTGCCTCCTCGGCAAAACGCCGGCCGCCCGCGTACCGTCTCGATTCGCGAAGTCGTCAACGGCATCCTGCATCTGGCAAAAACGGTTGCGGCTGGCGGGCCTTGCCGCATGATTTTCCGCCGGAAGGAACCGTACGAGGTTACTTTCACGATGGGTCGCGCCGTGGCATATGACAAAGCGTTCACGATGCGCCGCGAAGAGCCATCAGAATCCAGGGGCGCGACCCGGAGCCCAGCGCGGCGATCATCGACAGCCAGCCGGTTAAAGCCACGCGCACGGCGGGCACGCGCGACGACGATGCCGGCAAGAAGATCAACGGAACCAAACGGCATCTGCTGGTCGATGCGCTGGGGCTGCTGATCGTCGTCGTGGTTTACTCGGCCGCCATCCAAGATCGCGATGGAGCCAAGCTCGTGTGCCGCAAGCCGCCGACACGCCGCGCCTCGAACAGGTTTGGGCCGATGGCGGCTACGCGGGACAGTTGGTGGAATGGACGCGGAAAAATTGCGGCTGGAAGTTGGAGATTGTCTAACGCAGCGACGACGTCTCGGGCTTCGTCGTGCTGCCTCGGCGCTGGGTCAATGTCGTGGTCCAAATTGTAACCGTTCACGGTCTCAAATT is drawn from Pirellulales bacterium and contains these coding sequences:
- a CDS encoding transposase — encoded protein: MRIQGRDPEPSAAIIDSQPVKATRTAGTRDDDAGKKINGTKRHLLVDALGLLIVVVVYSAAIQDRDGAKLVCRKPPTRRASNRFGPMAATRDSWWNGRGKIAAGSWRLSNAATTSRASSCCLGAGSMSWSKL